A window from Alkalinema sp. FACHB-956 encodes these proteins:
- a CDS encoding UPF0175 family protein, translating to MQITIDLPDALEISEADLRTELAISLFQQERITLCSASQLAGLHQIEFQQLIASRGICVHYDVEELEQDLKSLHEEGW from the coding sequence GTGCAAATCACGATCGATCTTCCCGACGCACTAGAAATCAGTGAGGCAGACCTCCGCACCGAACTAGCGATTTCACTGTTTCAGCAAGAGCGCATCACCCTCTGCAGCGCTAGCCAACTTGCAGGCTTGCATCAAATTGAATTTCAGCAATTAATCGCCAGTCGTGGAATCTGTGTCCATTACGATGTTGAAGAGCTAGAACAAGACCTCAAAAGCCTGCACGAGGAAGGCTGGTAA
- a CDS encoding type IV pilin-like G/H family protein, producing MNINLIKKYGLAGFVFLGAMLLAVYLFILTHDCPASICINPVAYAQRRGNAWVTSSNKTQGYLLLENKNLAPRFQAEKCFWQDEAYIFLCQAIDNELVRPKAFSYALSRRNNLKSYVGGVFIVKATNGKKIAQTIVCEAQSPGIQLLPPPLDQERCGANSIQVEEQFIP from the coding sequence ATGAATATCAATCTAATCAAAAAGTACGGGTTGGCTGGATTTGTTTTTTTAGGAGCAATGTTGCTGGCCGTCTATCTCTTTATTCTGACTCACGACTGTCCTGCCAGTATTTGTATCAATCCAGTTGCGTATGCACAAAGAAGAGGTAATGCTTGGGTCACATCCAGCAACAAGACTCAAGGTTATCTACTATTAGAAAATAAAAATTTGGCTCCCAGATTTCAAGCAGAGAAATGTTTTTGGCAGGATGAAGCCTATATCTTTCTATGCCAGGCGATCGATAATGAACTGGTGCGGCCAAAAGCATTTAGTTACGCCCTTTCCAGAAGAAATAATCTGAAAAGTTATGTTGGTGGTGTTTTTATTGTGAAAGCAACCAATGGCAAAAAAATAGCTCAGACAATTGTGTGTGAAGCCCAATCTCCTGGAATTCAATTGTTACCACCGCCTCTTGATCAAGAAAGGTGCGGAGCAAACAGTATCCAAGTCGAAGAACAATTCATTCCCTGA